The following coding sequences are from one Pelagovum sp. HNIBRBA483 window:
- a CDS encoding SspB family protein gives MTASIDYGNLMHEAMRGLIQKVLTRISEEGLPGAHHFFITFDTLHPDVELADWLSDRYPGEMTIVIQHWFDNLDVTDEGFAVTLNFGNSPEPLYIPYEAIKTFVDPSVEFGLRFETQDDDSDDVDDDDEAPMDEMAEADDEDTGHKDAEVVSLDSFRK, from the coding sequence CTGATGCACGAGGCCATGCGTGGCCTTATCCAGAAGGTGCTGACCCGTATTTCCGAGGAAGGCCTGCCCGGCGCGCATCATTTCTTCATCACCTTCGACACGCTTCATCCTGATGTGGAACTGGCCGACTGGCTGTCTGATCGCTACCCGGGTGAAATGACAATCGTTATCCAGCATTGGTTCGATAACCTTGATGTCACCGACGAAGGCTTCGCCGTGACGCTGAACTTCGGCAATTCGCCCGAGCCGCTTTATATTCCGTACGAGGCGATCAAAACGTTCGTTGATCCCTCCGTCGAGTTTGGCCTCCGCTTCGAAACCCAAGACGACGACAGCGATGATGTCGACGATGATGACGAAGCCCCAATGGACGAAATGGCCGAAGCGGATGATGAAGATACCGGCCACAAGGACGCCGAAGTCGTCAGCCTCGACAGCTTTCGCAAATAA